A window of Mycolicibacterium fluoranthenivorans contains these coding sequences:
- the otsB gene encoding trehalose-phosphatase, whose amino-acid sequence MTPPVTIDPRYHGAVLLNLDSALTSDAPLFEAAVDLARRLRGIGVATAAHSSSPNCQHALKDAGVDVLFDVCIDGIGGSRGTAVLADAAQRLGVRPQRCVVVEDTCAGVTAGREGGFAVVIGVDRAGQGDLLRCGADAVVADLAEVAVRSGDRLISTLPNALTSYGQLIGITSARESMVFLDYDGTLAPIVSDPDAAALVDGAAEALGLVAAVCPVAILSGRDLADVRSRVGTPGIWYAGSHGFELTGPDGTYHCNEAAATSVPLLEHAAAELTITLAKIAGVRVEHKRFAVAVHYREVAPEHVDEIVALTHHIGHRDGLRVTSGRKIVELRPDIDWDKGTTLAWIRDRIDPAVALLPIYIGDDLTDEDAFDAVHFDGVGIVVRHDEDGDRKTAARFSLQSPEEVREFLERGSKWLAYKHQASGTSWEYTFDGYDPQTEKLREALCTLGNGYFATRGAAPESTAGQVHYPGTYAAGVYNRLVDDVSGTEIDNESLVNLPNWLALTFRCDGGSWFDLDEVTILSYQQTLDLRGAVLTRDVRFRDDAGRTTTLKQQRFVAMHLPHVGALQTTILAEDWSGSVEIRSALDGGVTNSLVERYRDLANQHLGPADNREISHDSVLHCTETTQSRIPIAMAARTSVWRDGEPVPASYRLFDEAARIGHDITVRLSVGEAVTVEKIVTVYTGRDVATSEPAVDAQRLLARLGRFAEILDGHLTDWAHLWERLSIEFEDFTDELRILRLHILHLLQTVSLNTSDLDAGVPARGLHGEAYRGHIFWDELFIFPVLNLRLPMITRSLLSYRYRRLPEARHAAAAAGYAGAMFPWQSGSDGREESQRLHLNPRSGRWNPDASARAHHIGIAVAYSAWKFYQVTGDLAYLIDYGAELLAEVARFFVSLATYDDELARYAIRGVIGPDEFHSGYPDAPYDGIDNNAYTNVMAVWVIMRAIDALDLLPLPNRLDLLEKLGLNSAELAHWADVSRRMFVPFHDGVISQFQGYGELAELDWDRLRRQYGNIQRLDRILEAEHDDVNRYKASKQADALMLLYLLSATELRELLARLGYRLSPEQVPEMVDYYLARTSHGSTLSGVVHTWVLARANRDRAMEFFTEALKSDVSDIQGGTTSEGIHLAAMAGTVDLMQRCFTGLETRSDRLILSPHWPKSLGVLAIPIHYRGLHLHLRVSGKGVIISVDPRDAAGIDVECHGRVVRLMPGTTVRFPG is encoded by the coding sequence ATGACACCGCCGGTCACCATCGACCCGCGCTACCACGGCGCGGTGTTGCTCAACCTCGACAGTGCACTGACCAGCGACGCACCGCTCTTCGAGGCGGCCGTCGACCTGGCCAGGAGACTACGCGGCATCGGCGTCGCCACCGCGGCCCATTCGTCGAGCCCGAACTGTCAGCACGCCTTGAAGGACGCCGGGGTGGATGTCCTGTTCGACGTGTGCATCGACGGAATCGGCGGCTCGCGCGGGACTGCCGTGCTGGCCGATGCGGCGCAGCGACTGGGTGTGCGGCCGCAACGGTGCGTTGTCGTCGAGGACACCTGCGCCGGGGTGACGGCGGGCCGCGAAGGCGGGTTCGCGGTCGTCATCGGCGTCGATCGCGCCGGACAAGGGGACTTGTTGCGTTGCGGTGCCGACGCCGTCGTCGCCGACTTGGCGGAAGTCGCCGTCCGGAGCGGCGACAGGCTCATCTCCACACTGCCGAATGCGCTGACGTCCTACGGTCAGCTGATCGGGATCACCAGTGCCCGAGAGTCGATGGTGTTCCTCGACTACGACGGGACATTGGCGCCCATCGTGTCCGATCCCGATGCGGCCGCGCTTGTCGACGGCGCAGCCGAGGCACTGGGACTCGTTGCGGCAGTGTGCCCCGTTGCCATCCTCAGCGGCCGGGACCTTGCGGACGTTCGCTCCCGGGTCGGCACACCCGGCATCTGGTACGCCGGCAGCCACGGCTTCGAGCTGACCGGACCGGACGGCACGTACCACTGCAACGAAGCGGCAGCGACGTCGGTCCCCCTGCTGGAGCACGCCGCAGCCGAATTGACCATTACCCTGGCGAAGATCGCGGGTGTTCGCGTCGAGCACAAGCGCTTTGCCGTCGCGGTGCACTACCGCGAGGTCGCACCGGAACACGTCGATGAGATCGTGGCACTGACCCACCACATCGGCCATCGTGACGGCCTGCGGGTGACCAGCGGACGCAAGATCGTCGAGTTACGGCCGGATATCGACTGGGACAAGGGCACCACGCTGGCCTGGATCCGTGATCGCATCGACCCGGCCGTTGCCCTGCTGCCGATCTACATCGGCGACGACCTGACCGACGAAGACGCCTTTGACGCGGTGCACTTCGACGGAGTCGGGATCGTCGTCAGACATGACGAAGACGGAGATCGTAAGACTGCCGCACGTTTCAGCCTGCAGAGTCCCGAGGAGGTACGTGAGTTCTTGGAGCGTGGATCAAAATGGTTGGCCTACAAGCACCAGGCCTCGGGCACGTCGTGGGAGTACACCTTCGACGGATACGATCCGCAGACCGAGAAACTTCGGGAAGCGTTGTGCACGCTGGGAAACGGCTACTTCGCCACCCGGGGCGCCGCGCCGGAGTCGACGGCGGGCCAGGTGCACTACCCCGGCACCTACGCTGCCGGCGTGTACAACCGCCTCGTCGATGACGTCTCCGGCACCGAGATCGACAACGAAAGCCTGGTGAACCTGCCCAACTGGCTTGCGCTGACGTTCCGGTGCGACGGTGGCAGCTGGTTCGACCTCGACGAGGTCACGATCCTGTCCTACCAACAGACACTCGACCTTCGCGGCGCCGTGCTGACCCGGGATGTCCGGTTCCGCGATGATGCCGGCCGGACGACCACGCTCAAGCAACAACGCTTCGTCGCCATGCACCTACCTCACGTCGGCGCGCTGCAGACCACGATCCTGGCCGAGGACTGGTCGGGAAGCGTCGAGATACGCTCCGCACTGGACGGCGGCGTGACGAACTCACTGGTCGAACGGTACCGAGATCTGGCCAACCAACACCTCGGCCCGGCAGACAACCGCGAGATCTCTCATGATTCGGTGCTGCACTGCACCGAGACGACGCAATCTCGGATCCCCATCGCGATGGCGGCGCGAACCTCCGTGTGGCGCGACGGCGAACCCGTCCCTGCCTCCTATCGGCTCTTCGACGAGGCTGCCAGGATTGGTCACGACATCACGGTCCGGTTGTCGGTCGGAGAAGCCGTCACGGTCGAGAAGATCGTGACCGTCTACACGGGCCGGGATGTCGCCACATCCGAGCCTGCCGTCGACGCCCAACGCCTGCTCGCTCGACTCGGCCGGTTCGCCGAGATTCTGGACGGGCATCTGACCGACTGGGCGCATCTATGGGAGCGGCTCTCCATCGAATTCGAGGACTTTACCGACGAATTGCGGATCCTACGGTTACATATTCTGCACTTGTTGCAGACGGTTTCGCTCAACACGTCCGACCTGGATGCCGGGGTGCCGGCCCGCGGATTGCATGGTGAGGCATACCGCGGTCACATCTTCTGGGACGAACTGTTCATCTTCCCGGTGCTGAATCTTCGGCTGCCGATGATCACCCGCTCGCTGCTCAGCTATCGGTACCGGCGGCTGCCGGAAGCCCGGCATGCCGCCGCGGCCGCCGGCTACGCGGGTGCGATGTTCCCATGGCAGTCCGGCAGTGACGGACGCGAGGAGAGTCAACGGCTACATCTCAACCCGCGCAGCGGCCGCTGGAATCCCGACGCAAGCGCCCGTGCGCACCACATCGGCATCGCCGTCGCCTACAGTGCCTGGAAGTTCTACCAGGTCACCGGAGACCTGGCCTACCTGATCGATTACGGCGCAGAGTTGTTGGCCGAGGTGGCACGTTTCTTCGTCAGCCTGGCGACCTACGACGACGAGCTTGCCCGATACGCCATCCGCGGCGTCATCGGGCCCGACGAGTTCCACTCGGGTTATCCCGATGCGCCGTACGACGGTATCGACAACAACGCCTACACCAACGTGATGGCGGTGTGGGTGATCATGCGGGCCATCGATGCACTGGACCTGTTGCCGCTGCCGAACAGGCTGGACCTGCTGGAAAAGCTCGGACTCAACAGTGCCGAACTGGCGCACTGGGCCGACGTCAGCCGCCGGATGTTCGTCCCGTTCCACGACGGCGTCATCAGTCAGTTCCAGGGATACGGCGAGCTCGCGGAACTGGATTGGGACCGTCTCCGTCGGCAGTACGGCAACATCCAACGACTGGACCGTATCCTGGAGGCGGAGCACGACGACGTCAACCGCTACAAGGCATCGAAGCAGGCCGACGCGCTGATGCTGCTCTACCTCCTGTCGGCGACGGAGCTACGGGAGCTCCTCGCACGGCTCGGCTATCGTCTTTCGCCCGAACAGGTTCCGGAGATGGTGGACTACTACCTGGCCCGCACCTCGCACGGTTCGACCCTCAGCGGTGTCGTGCATACCTGGGTGCTGGCCAGGGCCAATCGCGACCGCGCCATGGAGTTCTTCACCGAGGCGCTGAAGTCCGATGTGTCCGACATCCAGGGTGGAACCACATCCGAGGGTATTCATCTGGCCGCTATGGCCGGAACCGTCGACCTCATGCAGCGGTGCTTCACCGGGCTGGAGACCCGATCCGACCGTCTGATTCTCTCGCCGCACTGGCCGAAATCACTTGGTGTGCTTGCTATACCGATCCACTACCGTGGACTGCACCTGCATCTGCGAGTCAGCGGAAAGGGCGTCATCATCAGTGTGGATCCACGCGACGCCGCCGGGATCGACGTGGAATGCCACGGCCGTGTCGTTCGCCTGATGCCCGGAACTACCGTTCGGTTTCCCGGCTGA